A window of Amphiprion ocellaris isolate individual 3 ecotype Okinawa chromosome 12, ASM2253959v1, whole genome shotgun sequence contains these coding sequences:
- the snx17 gene encoding sorting nexin-17 yields the protein MHFSIPETEVRSGENGSTYVAYNIHVNGVLHCRVRYSQLLGLHEQIKKEYGSNVVPAFPPKKIFTLTPAEVEQRREQLEKYMQAVRQDPLLGASEMFNSFLRKAQQETQQIPTEEVVLDICLSNGQKVTVNILTSDQTEDVLDAVATKLDLPDELVGYFSLFLVREGVDGSLTFVRKLQEFELPYVSITSLRSSEFHIVLRKSYWDMAYDSDVMDNRVGLNLLYAQTVSDIERGWILVNKDQHRQLKSLQEKGSKKEFIHLGQTLKYYGYIKFDPCITDFPEKGCQVIVSAGNNELNFHVKLPNEQMKEGSFKVTRMRCWRVTSSQVPIANGTTNPCSSAKCEVKLELAFEYLMSKDRLQWVTITSQQAIMMSICLQSMVDELMVKKSGGSIKKLLRKRHNGSIHRPDSQQAVKSPPLLDSPDPNREQIVKLSTKLSSVSLRGISASNSANDISGNDFHGNYAFEGIGDDDL from the exons ATGCATTTCTCCATACCCGAAACGGAGGTTCGTTCGGGGGAAAACGGTTCGACCTATGTG GCCTACAACATCCATGTCAACGGTGTGCTTCACTGTCGGGTACGCTACAGTCAACTTCTTGGCCTCCACGAGCAG ATAAAGAAAGAATATGGCAGCAATGTGGTGCCTGCCTTCCCCCCAAAGAAGATCTTCACACTGACCCCTGCCGAGGTCGAACAGCGACGAGAACAGCTGGAGAAATACATGCAGGCTG TTCGTCAGGATCCTTTGCTTGGAGCCAGCGAGATGTTCAACAGCTTCTTAAGGAAAGCACAGCAG GAGACCCAGCAGATTCCCACAGAAGAGGTTGTTCTAGACATCTGCCTCTCCAACGGTCAGAAGGTTACAGTCAACATTCTGACCTCAGATCAGACGGAGGATGTCCTCGAT GCTGTTGCAACGAAGCTTGACCTCCCAGATGAGCTTGTCGGTTACTTCAGTCTCTTCCTGGTCCGTGAAGGCGTGGAtggaagtttaacat TTGTCCGGAAGCTACAGGAGTTTGAGCTGCCTTACGTCTCCATTACCAGCTTGCGGAGCTCCGAATTTCACATAGTGTTACGGAAAAG CTACTGGGACATGGCGTATGACAGTGATGTCATGGACAACAGAGTTGGCCTGAATTTGCTATACGCCCAA ACGGTGTCTGACATCGAGCGGGGCTGGATACTCGTCAACAAAGACCAGCACAGGCAGCTGAAATCACTGCAGGAGAAAGGCTCCAAGAAAGAA TTCATTCATCTAGGTCAGACGCTCAAATATTACGGCTACATCAAGTTCGACCCCTGTATCACCGACTTCCCCGAGAAGGGCTGCCAGGTCATCGTCAGCGCCGGCAACAACGAGCTCAACTTCCACGTCAAGCTGCCCAACGAGCAGATGAAAGAGGGAAGCTTCAAAGTCACGCGCATGAGATGTTGGCGAGTCACTTCTTCT CAAGTCCCAATAGCCAACGGTACAACCAACCCCTGCAGCTCGGCCAAATGTGAGGTCAAACTGGAGCTGGCCTTCGAGTATCTGATGAGCAAAGACCGTCTGCAGTGGGTCACCATCACCAGTCAACAG GCTATCATGATGAGTATCTGCCTTCAGTCTATGGTGGACGAATTAATGGTAAAGAAGTCCGGTGGCAGCATAAAAAAG CTGCTGAGGAAACGACACAACGGCTCCATCCACCGGCCCGACAGTCAGCAAGCTGTGAAATCTCCCCCTCTACTG GACTCCCCAGACCCAAACCGTGAACAAATTGTCAAACTCTCA ACCAAGCTGAGCTCGGTGTCTCTCAGAGGGATCAGCGCCTCCAACTCGGCAAACGACATAAGCGGCAACGACTTCCACGGCAACTACGCTTTCGAGGGGATCGGGGACGACGACCTGTAA
- the atraid gene encoding all-trans retinoic acid-induced differentiation factor, translating to MTHSQSKMKAVWSWQRPVALVLIFNLCFRTSFQLAELQVCRICSGTVLNGTTVGQFCSESAGRIDGRCCWRNDTASDTERIIGLDLSNCSLTHVDDLQEASTVVIIDLSLNPIVNMSDTAFQGFSKLNFMVLPQDTVCPGGNTSWEKVEVKEGNRFCEGQKNMCNQTGHMSIDCPENSLCAPYGPGFFECSCADRHHGYKCLREGQFPALQVFGPLAASTVVMSLLLWVTQRRKAKSL from the exons ATGACCCACAGTCAGTCGAAAATGAAAGCTGTCTGGAGCTGGCAGAGACCTGTAGCGCTTGTTTTGATCTTTAATTTATGTTTCAGGACAAGTTTTCAGCTGGCCGAGCTGCAG gtATGTAGGATCTGCTCCGGGACGGTCCTAAATGGCACCACTGTGGGTCAGTTTTGCTCCGAATCCGCTGGACGGATAGACGGGcggtgctgctggaggaacGACACCGCAAGTGACACTGAACGCATCATAGG cttGGATCTGTCCAACTGTTCACTGACTCACGTGGACGATCTTCAGGAAGCGTCAACGGTGGTAATAAT AGACCTGTCACTCAACCCCATAGTCAACATGAGTGACACGGCATTTCAAGGATTTAGTAAGTTAAATTTCAT GGTTTTGCCACAAGACACTGTCTGTCCGGGAGGAAACACTTCTTGGGAAAAGGTGGAGGTCAAAGAGGGGAACCGATTTTGTGAAGGTCAAAAAAACATGTGCAACCAGACTGGACACATGT CCATCGATTGTCCGGAGAACTCCCTCTGTGCCCCCTATGGTCCCGGATTCTTTGAGTGCAGTTGTGCTGATCGCCACCACGGATACAAGTGTCTTCGAGAG GGGCAGTTTCCAGCTCTCCAGGTGTTCGGGCCTCTCGCAGCATCTACAGTTGTGATGTCGCTCCTTCTGTGGGTCACCCAGAGACGTAAGGCCAAATCGCTGTGA